The following coding sequences lie in one Carassius gibelio isolate Cgi1373 ecotype wild population from Czech Republic chromosome A17, carGib1.2-hapl.c, whole genome shotgun sequence genomic window:
- the LOC128031537 gene encoding connector enhancer of kinase suppressor of ras 2 isoform X3, which yields MIFTSSEENLSSGPGTETAVFEKEKDIISICRQLVAVCDEILSDTPLPLLTHTAQLESVDLVPASPGDQVGIEITTTGSRNHFVTGKAAESPTEICEKILAGDEVLQVNGQIVVGWSRANLVKKLEENPNGVSLVLRRLPGFLKRKESQNKSEVLEREGEEEEEGEKNSHSLLVRVAASVHSLSFRSPDASDSTHHFRREKSALSSEQSSNEHQPNTLKPRADSQCASRTSLEIGSPAERSPSPKSPELNRASTSSCPDMAGLREEKENKKSSNKGTRTALSRRKVSCRELGRPDCDGWLWKKRKETNVFLTQKWQRFWFVLKGPTMYWYNSQQEEKAEGLIKIGSYNIESAGEHKRKYVFQMCHQRFQNFIFAADNVKDMSKWINCLIAAIQKHKKNVQSQPDNEEECYSETESEEESSRSPLSHRKKVNTKTQSNTLPRTKGKQNRVSEPVTISQAGGSKIAGNVDEMDEMFHSLKKGGVSLIGQNQPTTHDQLRKSFIKRNKNPVINEKIHTLRALQSTLKAKEAELHLINKILDDSEFSPQKYRQWKEFNEDLLQDIERQYKQTVSPSIDTVSKTNSEASTLNLSDEEQLVDAETPVDGSSTSAETQVPMQTHTTVTEQTTEDYFYI from the exons GAAACCGCGGTGTTTGAAAAGGAGAAGGACATCATCTCCATA TGTCGTCAATTGGTAGCAGTGTGTGATGAGATTTTGTCTGACACCCCATTGCCTCTTCTTACCCATACTGCCCAGCTGGAGAGTGTCGACCTGGTCCCAGCTTCACCAGGAGATCAAGTG GGAATTGAGATCACCACCACAGGATCCAGAAATCATTTTGTCACTGGGAAAGCAGCAGAG TCTCCTACAGAGATCTGTGAGAAGATTTTAGCGGGAGATGAAGTCCTTCAGGTCAACGGACAGATAGTT GTTGGCTGGAGCCGGGCAAACCTTGTTAAAAAACTGGAGGAAAATCCGAATGGAGTCTCTCTGGTTTTGAGGAGGCTTCCAGGGTTCCTGAAACGCAAGGAGAGCCAAAACAAGTCTGAGGTACTAGAG AGAGagggggaagaggaagaagagggagAGAAAAACAGTCATTCTCTCTTGGTCAGGGTGGCAGCTTCAGTCCACTCTCTGTCCTTTAG ATCACCAGACGCATCAGACAGCACACATCATTTCAGAAGGGAGAAATCAGCGCTCTCTAGTGAACAAAGCTCTAATGAGCATCAGCCAAACACCTTGAAGCCAAGGGCAG ATTCTCAGTGTGCAAGTCGAACCAGTTTGGAAATAGGTTCACCTGCAGAAAGGAGTCCATCCCCAAAAAGCCCAGAGCTCAACCGAGCCAGCACAAGCTCCTGTCCCGACATGGCAGGACTAAGA GAGGAAAAGGAGAACAAAAAGAGTTCTAATAAAG GAACACGGACAGCGTTGAGCCGCAGAAAGGTGTCCTGTCGTGAACTTGGCCGCCCAGACTGTGACGGGTGGCTTtggaagaagagaaaagaaacgAATGTCTTCCTGACTCAGAAATGGCAGCGATTTTGGTTCGTCCTGAAAGGTCCTACAATGTATTGGTATAACAGCCAACAG GAGGAGAAGGCGGAGGGCTTAATCAAAATCGGCAGCTACAATATAGAGAGCGCAGGAGAACACAAGAGGAAGTA TGTATTTCAAATGTGCCACCAGCGCTTCCAGAATTTTATCTTCGCTGCTGATAATGTGAAAGACATGAGCAA ATGGATTAATTGCTTAATCGCTGCCATTCAGAAACATAAGAAAAATGTTCAAAGTCAGCCAGACAATGAAGAAG AATGTTACAGTGAAACTGAATCTGAGGAGGAATCGTCCCGTTCACCACTTTCTCATCGGAAGAAAGTCAATACG AAAACTCAATCAAACACACTTCCTCGAACAAAGGGGAAGCAGAACAGAGTGTCCGAGCCAGTTACCATTTCACAAGCAGGGGGCAGTAAAATTGCAG GAAATGTAGATGAGATGGATGAAATGTTCCATAGCCTGAAGAAAGGAGGAGtgtctctgattggtcagaatCAGCCAACAACTCATGACCAGCTACGTAAATCCTTCATCAAACGCAACAAAAACCCTGTTATCAATGAGAAGATACACACACTCCGTGCCCTCCAGAGCACACTTAAG GCGAAGGAAGCAGAACTTCACCTGATTAACAAGATCCTGGACGACTCCGAGTTCTCACCACAGAAGTACCGTCAGTGGAAGGAGTTCAATGAAGACCTGCTGCAGGACATTGAGAGACAGTACAAACAGACGGTCTCGCCAAGCATAGACACAGTGTCCAAGACCAACAGTGAGGCAAGCACACTGAATCTGAGTGATGAAGAACAGTTGGTAGATGCAGAGACACCTGTTGATGGAAGCTCCACTTCTGCAGAGACACAGGTGCCGATGCAAACGCACACCACAGTCACAGAACAAACTACAGAGGACTACTTTTACATATGA
- the LOC128031543 gene encoding claudin-23-like, translating into MHTPVSMLMGVVFAPLGLVLVFTAAITPQWREGQARLGVAGRGGATELLLLRSDGLWESCLQVVNSEVKECWPVSGSYQRDARDRMVQGMVLSSLFLCGAGIVFASIGVRCWTDIPLRSVAAAGGLLVVLAGVLSLAALGVYTHNLSKLGIEVDSTISETQGLNVHKPPRLTLHPAVSLYFGWVGAWVQVLGGAALLLGFKSMKCSSSHKQRFKDSAEMYEVNC; encoded by the coding sequence ATGCACACTCCAGTGTCCATGCTGATGGGGGTGGTGTTTGCTCCCTTGGGCCTTGTGCTGGTGTTCACTGCAGCGATCACGCCGCAGTGGAGGGAGGGACAGGCGCGGCTGGGTGTGGCTGGACGGGGTGGAGCCACGGAGCTCCTCCTTCTCCGTTCAGATGGCCTGTGGGAGAGCTGCCTGCAGGTAGTGAACTCTGAAGTCAAAGAGTGCTGGCCTGTGTCTGGGTCCTACCAGCGGGATGCTCGGGATCGAATGGTCCAGGGGATGGTGCTGTCGTCTCTTTTCCTGTGCGGTGCGGGGATTGTCTTTGCCAGCATAGGTGTCCGCTGCTGGACCGATATCCCTCTTAGGAGTGTAGCGGCAGCTGGTGGCCTATTGGTGGTGCTGGCAGGTGTGCTCAGTCTGGCTGCATTAGGAGTGTACACTCATAATCTTTCGAAGCTGGGGATCGAGGTGGATTCAACCATATCAGAGACACAAGGACTCAACGTACACAAGCCACCACGACTAACGTTACATCCGGCCGTGTCCCTCTATTTCGGTTGGGTGGGAGCTTGGGTACAGGTGCTGGGAGGGGCCGCACTGCTCCTTGGGTTTAAAAGCATGAAGTGTTCATCCTCCCACAAGCAGAGATTCAAAGACAGTGCAGAGATGTATGAAGTGAATTGTTAG
- the LOC128031539 gene encoding grainyhead-like protein 3 homolog isoform X1: protein MTKEIEALMVQQNESFNYLRYPDNYIMDSWPCMDSSDLSKTKPRLSSDEEFATLSFLYEACKTPKEQKMTTCARESSMHIERAGNSSSPELATLENAHIMKLLSESISPGHSKQGLQSTDSYTGDTLYPLLHPAQKSWPSEHPFLEVTPEQPLPYNTFLRQTSPVYSESYSNSPPDRYRNDFQFVLGTPQASQHKTTEIPLVYLNKGQFYPITLQGVDSTAGVSCSKVKTVIMAVFENDKSPEMQLKYWNHWHARQPTVKQRVIDIADYKEVFCGVSNVEEVAFNALSFIWNTGEEAKVHIGINSLSTDFSSQKGVKGLPLNLQIDTYDFSSGSNRLIHRAVCQVKIFCDKGAERKMRDEERKRSKRRTKNVADSSNNSCKQALVSSSVGKDSTYFKTLDDHVTQPVLFIPEMHFSTMQRCGLVPPVSLEESDRTSLKRPNCYADAGDQGSSPPSKQARRDEQQRVLLYVRRETEEVFDALMLNTPTLKGLREAISEKYGMQEDTIVKIFKKCKRGIFVNMDDNIIEHYSNHSAFLIEITEIIINHFQITLMEL from the exons ATGACCAAGGAGATTGA GGCTCTCATGGTACAACAGAACGAGAGTTTCAACTACTTACGCTATCCAGACAATTACATTATGGACTCTTGGCCTTGCATGGACAGCAGTGACCTCAGCAAGACTAAACCTAGACTGTCATCAGATGAAGAATTTGCAACTCTAAGTTTCCTCTATGAGGCCTGCAAG acCCCAAAAGAGCAGAAGATGACAACATGTGCCCGTGAAAGCAGCATGCACATTGAGAG GGCAGGGAACAGCTCTTCCCCTGAGCTGGCCACGCTGGAGAACGCTCACATCATGAAGCTGCTTTCTGAAAGTATTTCCCCCGGTCACTCAAAGCAAGGTTTACAGAGCACCGACAGCTACACCGGGGACACCTTGTACCCCCTCCTGCACCCAGCACAGAAATCATGGCCATCTGAGCATCCCTTTCTGGAGGTGACCCCTGAG CAGCCTCTTCCTTACAACACGTTTCTGAGACAGACGAGCCCTGTATACTCAGAGTCCTACTCCAACTCGCCTCCAGACAGATACAG GAATGACTTCCAGTTTGTTCTTGGTACCCCACAAGCTTCCCAGCACAAGACAACAGAGATACCCTTGGTGTACCTCAATAAGGGACAGTTTTACCCCATCACTCTGCAGGGAGTGGACAGCACTGCTGGGGTGTCATGCAGCAAAGTGAAA ACGGTGATCATGGCTGTGTTTGAGAATGACAAGAGTCCTGAGATGCAGCTGAAGTACTGGAACCACTGGCACGCTCGACAGCCTACTGTTAAACAGAGAGTCATTGATATCG CTGACTACAAGGAAGTTTTCTGTGGAGTGAGTAACGTTGAAGAGGTGGCTTTCAACGCACTGTCCTTTATCTGGAACACCGGTGAAGAAGCAAAG GTGCACATTGGCATCAATTCTCTGAGCACTGACTTCTCCTCGCAGAAGGGGGTCAAAGGTCTTCCCCTCAATCTTCAGATCGACACATATGATTTCAGCTCAGGGAGCAACCGTCTCATTCACAGAGCTGTTTGTCAGGTCAAGATCTTCTGCGATAAG GGGGCAGAAAGGAAGATGAGAGACGAGGAGAGGAAGAGAAGCAAGAGGAGGACCAAGAATGTTGCAGACTCCAGCAATAACA GTTGTAAACAGGCCCTAGTTTCCAGCTCTGTTGGAAAGGACTCTACCTACTTTAAAACTCTAGACGATCATGTCACGCAACCTGTTTTATTCATCCCAGAGATGCACTTCAGCACGATGCAGCGCTGTGGCCTG gtgcCTCCTGTTAGCCTGGAGGAAAGTGACAGGACATCACTGAAACGTCCCAACTGTTACGCAGACGCCGGCGACCAGGGCAGCTCCCCACCGAGCAAACAAGCCCGTCGAGACGAGCAACAGAGAG TTCTTCTGTACGTCAGGCGAGAGACTGAGGAAGTATTCGATGCCCTTATGTTGAACACGCCAACCCTCAAGGGCCTGAGAGAAGCG ATTTCAGAAAAGTACGGTATGCAAGAAGACACCATTGTGAAAATCTTCAAGAAGTGCAAAAGAGG GATCTTTGTGAACATGGATGATAACATCATCGAGCATTACAGCAACCACTCTGCCTTCCTCATCGAGATCACTGAAATCATCATCAACCACTTCCAGATCACACTTATGGAGCTATAA
- the LOC128031539 gene encoding grainyhead-like protein 3 homolog isoform X2 yields MTKEIEALMVQQNESFNYLRYPDNYIMDSWPCMDSSDLSKTKPRLSSDEEFATLSFLYEACKTPKEQKMTTCARESSMHIERAGNSSSPELATLENAHIMKLLSESISPGHSKQGLQSTDSYTGDTLYPLLHPAQKSWPSEHPFLEVTPEPLPYNTFLRQTSPVYSESYSNSPPDRYRNDFQFVLGTPQASQHKTTEIPLVYLNKGQFYPITLQGVDSTAGVSCSKVKTVIMAVFENDKSPEMQLKYWNHWHARQPTVKQRVIDIADYKEVFCGVSNVEEVAFNALSFIWNTGEEAKVHIGINSLSTDFSSQKGVKGLPLNLQIDTYDFSSGSNRLIHRAVCQVKIFCDKGAERKMRDEERKRSKRRTKNVADSSNNSCKQALVSSSVGKDSTYFKTLDDHVTQPVLFIPEMHFSTMQRCGLVPPVSLEESDRTSLKRPNCYADAGDQGSSPPSKQARRDEQQRVLLYVRRETEEVFDALMLNTPTLKGLREAISEKYGMQEDTIVKIFKKCKRGIFVNMDDNIIEHYSNHSAFLIEITEIIINHFQITLMEL; encoded by the exons ATGACCAAGGAGATTGA GGCTCTCATGGTACAACAGAACGAGAGTTTCAACTACTTACGCTATCCAGACAATTACATTATGGACTCTTGGCCTTGCATGGACAGCAGTGACCTCAGCAAGACTAAACCTAGACTGTCATCAGATGAAGAATTTGCAACTCTAAGTTTCCTCTATGAGGCCTGCAAG acCCCAAAAGAGCAGAAGATGACAACATGTGCCCGTGAAAGCAGCATGCACATTGAGAG GGCAGGGAACAGCTCTTCCCCTGAGCTGGCCACGCTGGAGAACGCTCACATCATGAAGCTGCTTTCTGAAAGTATTTCCCCCGGTCACTCAAAGCAAGGTTTACAGAGCACCGACAGCTACACCGGGGACACCTTGTACCCCCTCCTGCACCCAGCACAGAAATCATGGCCATCTGAGCATCCCTTTCTGGAGGTGACCCCTGAG CCTCTTCCTTACAACACGTTTCTGAGACAGACGAGCCCTGTATACTCAGAGTCCTACTCCAACTCGCCTCCAGACAGATACAG GAATGACTTCCAGTTTGTTCTTGGTACCCCACAAGCTTCCCAGCACAAGACAACAGAGATACCCTTGGTGTACCTCAATAAGGGACAGTTTTACCCCATCACTCTGCAGGGAGTGGACAGCACTGCTGGGGTGTCATGCAGCAAAGTGAAA ACGGTGATCATGGCTGTGTTTGAGAATGACAAGAGTCCTGAGATGCAGCTGAAGTACTGGAACCACTGGCACGCTCGACAGCCTACTGTTAAACAGAGAGTCATTGATATCG CTGACTACAAGGAAGTTTTCTGTGGAGTGAGTAACGTTGAAGAGGTGGCTTTCAACGCACTGTCCTTTATCTGGAACACCGGTGAAGAAGCAAAG GTGCACATTGGCATCAATTCTCTGAGCACTGACTTCTCCTCGCAGAAGGGGGTCAAAGGTCTTCCCCTCAATCTTCAGATCGACACATATGATTTCAGCTCAGGGAGCAACCGTCTCATTCACAGAGCTGTTTGTCAGGTCAAGATCTTCTGCGATAAG GGGGCAGAAAGGAAGATGAGAGACGAGGAGAGGAAGAGAAGCAAGAGGAGGACCAAGAATGTTGCAGACTCCAGCAATAACA GTTGTAAACAGGCCCTAGTTTCCAGCTCTGTTGGAAAGGACTCTACCTACTTTAAAACTCTAGACGATCATGTCACGCAACCTGTTTTATTCATCCCAGAGATGCACTTCAGCACGATGCAGCGCTGTGGCCTG gtgcCTCCTGTTAGCCTGGAGGAAAGTGACAGGACATCACTGAAACGTCCCAACTGTTACGCAGACGCCGGCGACCAGGGCAGCTCCCCACCGAGCAAACAAGCCCGTCGAGACGAGCAACAGAGAG TTCTTCTGTACGTCAGGCGAGAGACTGAGGAAGTATTCGATGCCCTTATGTTGAACACGCCAACCCTCAAGGGCCTGAGAGAAGCG ATTTCAGAAAAGTACGGTATGCAAGAAGACACCATTGTGAAAATCTTCAAGAAGTGCAAAAGAGG GATCTTTGTGAACATGGATGATAACATCATCGAGCATTACAGCAACCACTCTGCCTTCCTCATCGAGATCACTGAAATCATCATCAACCACTTCCAGATCACACTTATGGAGCTATAA